A genomic stretch from Rhodomicrobium vannielii ATCC 17100 includes:
- the fabI gene encoding enoyl-ACP reductase FabI produces MTGFDVAKPGPLMAGKRGLIMGVANERSIAYGIARVLAGQGAEIAYTYQGDAFGRRVIPLAESLGGKIILPCDVVDLASVDAVFDTLKEKWGKIDFLVHALAFSDRNELKGRYADTTRDNFINSMVISCFSFTEIAKRAAALMTDGGSMITLTYGGSTRVVPRYNVMGVAKAALEASVRYLAVDFGPQSIRVNGLSAGPMRTLAGSGVSDARVIFNYQKLHSPLRRTPTLDEVGGAALYLLSGLSTAVTGETHYVDSGYNIVAMPRPEMINEKGEGLASEAGVALQREPRAAE; encoded by the coding sequence ATGACTGGGTTTGATGTAGCAAAGCCGGGGCCGTTGATGGCAGGCAAACGCGGGCTCATCATGGGCGTGGCCAACGAACGGTCCATCGCCTACGGCATCGCGCGCGTGCTCGCCGGACAGGGCGCCGAAATCGCCTACACCTATCAGGGCGACGCCTTCGGCCGCCGCGTCATCCCGCTCGCCGAGAGCCTCGGTGGCAAGATCATCCTGCCATGTGACGTGGTGGATCTCGCCTCCGTCGATGCGGTTTTCGACACGCTCAAGGAGAAGTGGGGCAAGATCGACTTTCTGGTCCACGCGCTCGCCTTCTCCGACCGCAACGAACTGAAGGGCCGTTACGCCGATACGACGCGCGACAATTTCATCAACAGCATGGTGATTTCGTGCTTCTCCTTCACGGAGATCGCGAAGCGCGCAGCCGCGCTGATGACGGACGGCGGCTCGATGATCACGCTGACCTATGGCGGGTCGACTCGCGTTGTCCCGCGCTACAATGTGATGGGCGTGGCGAAAGCGGCGCTCGAAGCGTCCGTGCGTTATCTCGCCGTGGATTTCGGTCCGCAGAGCATCCGCGTCAACGGCCTGTCGGCCGGTCCGATGCGCACGCTCGCGGGCTCCGGCGTGTCTGATGCGCGCGTCATCTTCAATTACCAGAAGCTGCATTCGCCGCTGCGCCGCACGCCAACGCTCGATGAAGTAGGCGGTGCCGCGCTCTACCTTCTTTCCGGCCTTTCCACCGCCGTCACGGGCGAAACCCATTACGTGGATTCAGGTTACAACATCGTAGCCATGCCTCGCCCCGAGATGATCAACGAGAAGGGCGAAGGGCTCGCATCAGAGGCTGGCGTTGCCCTGCAGCGGGAGCCGCGGGCCGCCGAGTAA
- the fabB gene encoding beta-ketoacyl-ACP synthase I — protein sequence MRRVAVTGMGIISSIGNNTQEVVASLREGRSGIVKAKDYAERGFRCQVHGEPTIDWEAAIDRKVRRFMGAGAGWNYIAMQQAIADAGLEDKDVSNERTGLIMGSGGPSTRAIVAAADTTREKGPRKVGPFEVPKAMSSTNSATLATPFRIKGINYSISSACSTSAHCIGNAAEMIAWGKQDVMFAGGGEELDWTLSVLFDAMGAMSSNFNDTPTKASRAYDANRDGFVIAGGAGVLVLEELERAKARGSNIYGELVGFCANSDGYDMVAPSGEGAARCMRVAMKGLDRKVDYINPHATSTVIGDLKEIEAVREVFGSKAPLLSATKSLTGHSLGAAGVQEAIYSLLMMNNGFVCESANIVELDPAFSDMPIVRERLDNVELNCVMSNSFGFGGTNATLIFNRYDA from the coding sequence ATGAGACGTGTTGCTGTCACGGGAATGGGCATCATCTCGTCCATCGGTAACAACACCCAGGAGGTGGTTGCCTCCTTGCGTGAAGGGCGCTCCGGCATCGTCAAGGCGAAAGATTACGCCGAGCGCGGTTTCCGGTGTCAGGTGCACGGTGAGCCGACCATCGACTGGGAAGCCGCGATCGACCGCAAGGTGCGCCGCTTCATGGGCGCGGGCGCGGGGTGGAACTACATCGCGATGCAGCAGGCCATCGCGGACGCCGGCCTCGAAGACAAGGACGTGTCGAACGAGCGGACGGGCCTCATCATGGGGTCCGGCGGTCCGTCCACACGCGCCATCGTTGCCGCCGCCGACACGACACGCGAGAAGGGGCCCCGCAAGGTCGGCCCGTTCGAGGTGCCGAAGGCCATGTCGAGCACCAACTCGGCCACGCTTGCGACCCCGTTCCGCATCAAGGGCATCAATTATTCGATCTCGTCGGCCTGTTCCACCTCCGCGCATTGTATCGGCAACGCGGCCGAGATGATCGCGTGGGGCAAGCAGGACGTCATGTTCGCGGGCGGCGGCGAGGAACTCGACTGGACGCTGTCGGTGCTGTTCGACGCCATGGGCGCGATGTCGTCCAACTTCAACGACACACCCACCAAGGCGAGCCGCGCCTATGACGCAAACCGCGACGGCTTCGTCATTGCGGGTGGCGCGGGCGTGCTCGTGCTGGAGGAATTGGAGCGGGCCAAGGCGCGCGGTTCAAATATTTACGGCGAACTCGTCGGCTTCTGCGCCAACTCGGACGGCTACGACATGGTTGCGCCGTCGGGCGAAGGCGCGGCCCGCTGCATGCGCGTCGCGATGAAGGGGCTCGACCGCAAGGTCGACTACATCAACCCGCACGCGACATCGACGGTTATCGGCGACCTCAAGGAAATCGAAGCCGTTCGGGAAGTCTTCGGCTCGAAAGCGCCGCTGCTTTCCGCCACCAAGTCGCTCACCGGGCATTCGCTCGGCGCGGCAGGTGTGCAGGAGGCAATCTATTCCCTCCTGATGATGAACAACGGATTTGTGTGTGAATCCGCAAATATCGTGGAGCTTGATCCCGCGTTCTCGGATATGCCAATTGTTCGCGAGAGACTCGACAACGTCGAGCTGAATTGCGTGATGTCGAACAGCTTCGGTTTCGGCGGCACCAACGCGACGTTGATATTCAACCGGTACGACGCCTAG
- the fabA gene encoding 3-hydroxyacyl-[acyl-carrier-protein] dehydratase FabA, whose translation MSERRHSYDYEDLLACGRGELFGPGNAQLPLPPMLMFDRITSISETAGEHGKGHVIAELDVRPDLWFFDCHFKGDPVMPGCLGLDGLWQLLGFFLGWGGSPGRGRAFGCGEVKFTGMVVPTVKKLEYIVDLKRVIRRKLTLGVGDGILKADGTVIYSAKDLRVGLFTDANVGIEAAAG comes from the coding sequence ATGTCCGAGCGGCGCCACAGCTACGACTATGAAGACTTGCTCGCCTGCGGTCGCGGCGAACTATTCGGGCCCGGAAACGCACAATTGCCGCTTCCGCCCATGCTGATGTTCGACCGCATTACGAGCATCTCCGAGACGGCTGGAGAGCACGGCAAGGGGCACGTCATCGCCGAATTGGATGTCCGCCCGGACCTCTGGTTCTTCGACTGCCACTTCAAGGGCGACCCGGTGATGCCCGGTTGCCTCGGCCTCGACGGCCTGTGGCAATTGCTGGGCTTCTTCCTTGGCTGGGGCGGTTCGCCGGGCCGGGGCCGCGCATTCGGATGCGGCGAGGTCAAGTTCACGGGCATGGTCGTGCCGACGGTGAAGAAGCTCGAATACATCGTCGATCTGAAGCGCGTCATTCGCCGCAAGCTGACGCTCGGTGTCGGCGACGGCATTCTCAAGGCCGATGGCACGGTTATTTATTCTGCCAAGGATCTCCGCGTAGGCTTGTTTACCGACGCGAACGTGGGCATTGAAGCGGCGGCTGGCTGA
- the irrA gene encoding iron response transcriptional regulator IrrA, giving the protein MPDNIPELPIERLRLTGLRPTRQRVALAELLFGREDWHFTAEEIHAQAVKRGVPVSLATVYNTLHQFVEAGILREVAIESSKTYFDTKINDHFHFFFEKNGSLVDIDTADIKVENLPKPPPGTEIARIDVLVRLEPTKKKGG; this is encoded by the coding sequence ATGCCTGACAATATCCCGGAACTCCCTATAGAAAGACTGCGCCTCACGGGCTTACGACCGACGCGTCAACGCGTCGCGCTCGCGGAGCTGCTGTTCGGGCGCGAGGACTGGCATTTCACTGCCGAGGAGATCCACGCCCAGGCCGTGAAAAGGGGTGTGCCCGTCTCTCTTGCAACCGTTTATAACACGCTACACCAGTTCGTCGAAGCGGGCATTCTGCGCGAAGTCGCCATCGAAAGCTCGAAGACGTATTTCGATACCAAGATTAACGACCACTTTCATTTCTTCTTCGAAAAGAACGGCTCGCTTGTCGATATCGACACAGCCGACATCAAGGTCGAGAATCTACCGAAGCCGCCGCCCGGAACCGAAATCGCCCGCATCGACGTTCTCGTCAGGCTGGAGCCGACCAAGAAAAAAGGCGGCTAG
- a CDS encoding DUF2237 family protein, whose protein sequence is MRDTTNHRPDPPKNVFGEPLSPCSLSPLTGFFRDGCCNTSPEDVGSHTVCVVMTDDFLAFSKAAGNDLSTPVPDFGFPGLKAGDRWCLCAARWAQAFAAGKAPKVVLAATHQNALDIVSLADLKRHAIDLS, encoded by the coding sequence GTGCGCGACACGACCAATCACAGACCGGACCCTCCGAAAAATGTCTTCGGAGAGCCTCTGTCGCCCTGCTCGCTCTCGCCGCTGACCGGCTTTTTCCGCGACGGATGCTGCAATACGAGCCCTGAGGATGTCGGATCGCACACCGTGTGCGTGGTGATGACCGACGATTTTCTCGCCTTCTCGAAGGCGGCCGGAAACGACCTGTCCACGCCCGTTCCCGATTTCGGCTTCCCCGGCCTGAAGGCAGGCGACCGCTGGTGCCTGTGCGCGGCGCGCTGGGCGCAGGCTTTCGCGGCAGGGAAAGCCCCTAAAGTCGTGCTCGCGGCTACGCACCAGAACGCGCTGGACATCGTGTCGCTCGCCGACCTGAAGCGCCACGCGATCGACCTTTCGTAA
- a CDS encoding S9 family peptidase has product MNNNTLPCGHWPSPISAAAVAAGALRFGRVEAKGGAVYWGESRPAEKGRSPVLRWTAADGVTELLPAPWSARSRVHEYGGGEFTVAGGALYFVNDGDQDIYEARLTPEGAAAPCRITELPDTRFADIALDAGRNRLIAVGETHGVGETTEPVNALWSIPLDGSAPRVLVEGHDFYASPRVSPDGSLLAYLAWNLPHMPWDAAELFVAHLDADGAVSGVVKVAGGGGTACFQPEWTGEALLFVWDAGGAGNLWRWMEASAPIQITRLDGDLSLPLWVFNQASYALLEGGNARLSYVDKGETRAALLDLETGALTPLVSPFTWVGALSGDGDLTAFVAMADDEALCVAAEADGAAPAIVRRSSTFAIDPGFIAPPQRLEIPSPSGPVYGLYYPPANPEARGPEGEAPPLIISLHGGPTSAALRGLKAKTLFFTSRGFGWLDLDYSGSVGYGRAYRDRLKGAWGVADVADTVAAAEYAATSGLADPGAVFVTGGSAGGFTVLMAIATSNAFRGAASYYGVADLIGLQETTHKFEQGYLETLLGATVEADPNLYRARSALTHADAITTPLVLFQGAEDKVVPKAQSLAIADALRAKCVPVAYHEFAGEGHGFRQAETIRDCLELELNFYLGLLVG; this is encoded by the coding sequence ATGAATAACAACACTTTACCTTGCGGCCACTGGCCCTCCCCGATCTCCGCCGCAGCGGTCGCGGCGGGCGCGCTGCGCTTCGGGCGCGTTGAGGCGAAGGGCGGTGCGGTCTACTGGGGCGAGAGCCGCCCGGCTGAGAAAGGCCGTTCGCCCGTGCTGCGCTGGACGGCCGCGGACGGCGTCACGGAGCTTCTGCCTGCGCCATGGTCAGCGCGCTCGCGCGTGCATGAATATGGCGGCGGCGAATTCACGGTGGCGGGCGGTGCGCTTTATTTCGTCAACGACGGCGATCAGGATATTTACGAGGCTCGTTTGACGCCCGAGGGCGCTGCCGCACCGTGCCGCATCACCGAACTGCCAGACACTCGCTTCGCCGATATAGCGCTCGACGCGGGTCGCAATCGCCTCATCGCGGTCGGCGAAACGCACGGCGTGGGCGAGACGACCGAGCCGGTCAACGCGCTGTGGTCGATCCCGCTCGATGGGAGCGCGCCGCGCGTCCTCGTTGAAGGGCACGACTTCTACGCCAGCCCGCGCGTCAGCCCGGACGGCTCGCTTCTGGCCTACCTCGCCTGGAACCTGCCGCACATGCCGTGGGACGCAGCGGAGCTGTTCGTCGCGCATCTCGACGCGGATGGCGCGGTCTCCGGCGTGGTGAAAGTTGCGGGCGGTGGCGGAACCGCGTGCTTCCAGCCGGAATGGACCGGCGAGGCGCTGCTCTTCGTGTGGGACGCGGGCGGCGCTGGCAATTTGTGGCGTTGGATGGAGGCGTCCGCGCCGATCCAGATCACGCGGCTCGACGGCGACCTCTCGTTGCCGCTATGGGTGTTCAATCAGGCGAGCTATGCGCTTCTCGAAGGTGGCAACGCGCGGCTGTCTTACGTTGACAAGGGCGAGACGCGCGCCGCGCTGCTCGACCTCGAAACCGGCGCTCTGACGCCGCTCGTGTCGCCATTCACCTGGGTTGGCGCGTTATCGGGAGACGGCGATCTGACCGCGTTCGTCGCCATGGCTGACGACGAGGCGCTCTGCGTCGCGGCCGAGGCGGACGGCGCCGCGCCCGCCATCGTCCGCCGAAGCTCGACGTTCGCCATCGACCCAGGCTTCATCGCGCCACCCCAGCGCCTCGAAATCCCGAGCCCTTCCGGCCCGGTCTACGGCCTCTATTATCCGCCCGCCAACCCGGAAGCGCGCGGCCCGGAAGGCGAGGCCCCGCCGCTCATCATCAGCCTGCACGGCGGCCCGACCAGCGCCGCACTGCGCGGACTAAAAGCCAAGACGCTGTTCTTCACGTCCCGCGGCTTCGGCTGGCTCGACCTCGACTATTCGGGCAGCGTCGGTTATGGCCGGGCCTATCGCGACCGGCTCAAGGGCGCGTGGGGCGTCGCCGATGTCGCGGACACGGTCGCGGCGGCGGAATATGCGGCGACGAGCGGCCTCGCCGATCCCGGCGCGGTTTTCGTCACGGGCGGCAGCGCGGGCGGCTTCACGGTGCTGATGGCGATTGCGACATCGAACGCATTTCGCGGCGCGGCGAGTTACTACGGCGTGGCTGACCTCATCGGCTTGCAGGAGACGACGCACAAATTTGAACAGGGCTATCTCGAAACGCTGCTCGGCGCGACTGTCGAGGCTGACCCTAACCTTTATCGCGCGCGGTCGGCGCTCACGCATGCCGACGCGATCACGACGCCGCTCGTCCTTTTTCAGGGCGCGGAAGACAAGGTCGTGCCGAAGGCGCAATCGCTCGCCATCGCCGACGCGCTGAGAGCGAAGTGCGTGCCCGTCGCGTATCACGAGTTCGCGGGCGAGGGCCACGGTTTCCGGCAGGCGGAAACCATCCGCGATTGCCTTGAGCTGGAGCTGAACTTCTATCTAGGGCTTCTGGTGGGCTGA
- the metH gene encoding methionine synthase: protein MTGTGQQFIIVGERTNVTGSAKFRKLIEAGDYDAALSVAREQVESGANVLDVNMDEGLLDSEKAMTTFLHLIASEPDISRVPVMIDSSKWTVIEAGLKCVQGKPIVNSISLKEGEEPFLDHAKKVMRYGAAAVVMAFDEVGQADTEERKVSICRRAFKLLTEKIGFSPEDIIFDPNVFAVGTGIDDHNNYGVDFIEATRRIRQEMPHCHVSGGVSNLSFSFRGNEPVRQAMHTVFLYHAIKAGMDMGIVNAGQLGVYDDLNPELRELAEDVVLNRRADATDRLLEAADRFKGGGSKKAAPDLTWRERSVADRLKHALIHGITDYIDADTEEARASLGRPMHVIEGPLMGGMNAVGDLFGAGKMFLPQVVKSARVMKKAVAYLMPFMEEEKAAGGGEAQAAGRIIMATVKGDVHDIGKNIVGVVLQCNNYEVIDLGVMVPPQQILDAAREHKADVIGLSGLITPSLDEMVFVASEMERQGFEVPLLIGGATTSQVHTAVKIAPNYARGQAVYVTDASRAVGVVSSLLGGERDTYVGKLRETYTKVALAHERGRAAKMRLTLAQARANRFDPGWHGYVPPKPSFIGARALENYDLATLVPYIDWTPFFSAWEMKGTYPGILTDNKYGDAASSLYRDAQAMLAQIVEERWFRANAVYGFWPANALEDDDIAIYADDSRTETIATFRTLRQQIARDSGRANIALSDFIAPEATNIADYIGGFAVTAGIGEDVIAERFSRANDDYSRILVKALADRLAEAFAEHLHARVRREFWGYAADEALAPHELLAETYRGIRPAPGYPAQPDHTEKTPLFDLLDATRATGIALTESYAMTPPASVSGLYFSHPESYYFGVGKIERDQVEDYARRKGWTVAEAERWLAPILNYEPGRNALTGEAA from the coding sequence ATGACCGGAACAGGCCAGCAATTCATCATCGTGGGCGAGCGGACGAACGTCACGGGCTCCGCCAAATTCCGCAAGCTCATCGAGGCTGGCGATTACGACGCGGCCCTTTCGGTCGCGCGCGAGCAGGTGGAGAGCGGCGCGAACGTCCTCGACGTCAATATGGACGAGGGCCTGCTCGACAGCGAGAAGGCGATGACGACCTTCCTGCATCTCATCGCGTCGGAGCCCGACATCAGCCGCGTGCCGGTGATGATCGACTCGTCGAAATGGACGGTGATCGAGGCCGGGCTCAAATGCGTGCAGGGCAAGCCCATCGTCAACTCGATCAGCCTCAAGGAGGGCGAAGAGCCATTCCTCGACCACGCCAAGAAGGTCATGCGCTATGGCGCGGCCGCCGTGGTGATGGCGTTCGACGAGGTGGGCCAAGCCGACACAGAGGAGCGCAAGGTTTCGATCTGCCGCCGCGCGTTCAAGCTGCTCACGGAGAAGATCGGCTTCTCTCCCGAAGACATCATCTTCGACCCGAACGTGTTCGCGGTCGGTACCGGCATCGACGACCACAACAATTACGGCGTTGACTTCATCGAGGCGACGCGGCGCATCCGGCAGGAAATGCCGCACTGCCACGTGTCGGGCGGCGTGTCGAACCTCTCTTTCTCATTCCGCGGCAACGAGCCGGTGCGCCAGGCGATGCACACCGTGTTCCTCTACCACGCCATCAAGGCGGGCATGGACATGGGCATCGTGAACGCGGGGCAGCTCGGCGTTTACGACGACCTCAACCCCGAGCTTCGCGAGCTCGCCGAGGACGTGGTGCTTAATCGCCGCGCCGACGCCACCGACCGGCTGCTCGAAGCCGCCGACCGTTTCAAGGGCGGTGGCTCGAAGAAGGCCGCGCCGGATCTTACGTGGCGCGAGCGGTCGGTCGCGGATCGGCTGAAGCATGCGCTCATCCATGGCATCACAGACTATATCGACGCAGACACGGAAGAGGCGCGCGCCTCGCTCGGTCGCCCGATGCACGTCATCGAAGGCCCGCTGATGGGCGGCATGAATGCCGTCGGCGACCTGTTCGGCGCGGGCAAGATGTTTCTGCCGCAGGTAGTCAAGTCGGCGCGCGTGATGAAGAAGGCCGTGGCCTATCTCATGCCGTTCATGGAGGAAGAGAAAGCTGCGGGCGGCGGGGAAGCGCAGGCGGCGGGCCGCATCATCATGGCCACGGTGAAGGGCGACGTGCACGACATCGGCAAGAACATCGTCGGCGTCGTCCTCCAGTGCAACAATTACGAGGTGATCGACCTCGGCGTTATGGTGCCGCCGCAGCAGATCCTCGACGCCGCGCGCGAGCACAAGGCCGATGTGATCGGCCTGTCCGGCCTCATTACGCCAAGCCTCGACGAGATGGTGTTCGTGGCGTCCGAGATGGAGCGGCAGGGCTTCGAGGTGCCGCTTCTGATCGGTGGCGCGACAACGAGTCAAGTGCATACCGCCGTCAAGATCGCGCCGAACTACGCGCGCGGGCAGGCGGTTTATGTCACGGATGCGAGCCGCGCCGTGGGTGTGGTGTCGAGCCTGCTCGGCGGCGAACGCGACACCTATGTCGGCAAGCTCCGCGAAACCTACACCAAGGTAGCGCTGGCGCATGAACGCGGTCGCGCGGCGAAAATGCGTCTTACGCTGGCGCAGGCGCGCGCCAATCGCTTCGACCCCGGCTGGCACGGCTATGTGCCGCCGAAGCCGTCCTTCATCGGCGCGCGCGCGCTCGAAAACTACGACCTCGCGACGCTCGTGCCATACATCGATTGGACGCCGTTCTTCTCGGCATGGGAGATGAAGGGCACCTATCCGGGCATCCTCACCGACAACAAATATGGCGACGCCGCATCGTCGCTGTATCGCGATGCGCAGGCTATGCTCGCGCAGATCGTGGAGGAACGTTGGTTCCGCGCGAATGCGGTTTACGGCTTCTGGCCGGCGAACGCGCTTGAAGACGACGACATCGCCATCTATGCCGATGACAGCCGGACCGAGACCATCGCCACCTTCCGCACGCTGCGCCAGCAGATCGCGCGCGACAGCGGCCGCGCCAACATCGCGCTCTCCGATTTCATCGCGCCGGAAGCGACCAACATCGCGGATTATATTGGCGGCTTCGCGGTGACGGCGGGCATTGGCGAGGACGTTATCGCGGAGCGCTTCTCGCGCGCGAACGACGACTATTCCCGCATTCTCGTCAAGGCGCTGGCCGACCGGCTGGCCGAAGCCTTCGCCGAGCATCTCCACGCGCGTGTGCGCCGCGAGTTCTGGGGCTATGCCGCCGACGAGGCGCTCGCGCCGCACGAACTTCTGGCCGAGACGTATCGTGGCATCCGGCCCGCGCCCGGCTATCCAGCTCAGCCCGACCACACCGAGAAGACGCCGCTGTTCGACCTGCTCGACGCGACGCGCGCCACCGGTATCGCGCTCACCGAGAGCTATGCGATGACGCCGCCCGCCTCGGTGTCCGGCCTCTATTTCTCGCATCCCGAAAGCTATTATTTCGGCGTCGGCAAGATCGAGCGCGACCAAGTGGAAGACTACGCTCGCCGCAAGGGCTGGACGGTCGCCGAGGCTGAGCGCTGGCTCGCGCCCATCCTCAACTACGAGCCGGGCCGGAACGCGCTGACGGGCGAGGCGGCTTGA
- a CDS encoding ABC transporter permease: MTMPQFAGNRRIANISATVAQAWPNRYDVVVFLALGAVLVAMAHGAKTMQQPLTGLAANPVSLDPANLPQYALLTTLRMFAALGFSLLFTFIVAPLAAKSRKAERVIIPALDILQSVPVLGFLTFTVVFFLNLFPGSQIGAELAAIFAIFTSQAWNMTFSFYQSLKTVPRDLEEVTEQFRLTPWQRFWKLEVPFATPGLVWNMMMSMSGGWFFVVASEAISVGDTTITLPGIGSYIALAIEQKNIGAVAWAVGAMGVVIVLYDQLLFRPIVAWSDKFRVELVASQNPPESWVLNLLRRTRLIQAVNGLLGRIAGLFGGGVSTLSRHAPEPRIGKTAGRALDILFNIVLAAVVVWAAWSIYSYVRATLGWSDVVQAVTDGCITFVRVMVLIAIASLIWVPVGVYIGLRPKLAERIQPLAQFLAAFPANVLFPFVVMGIVAWKLDPNIWLSPLIILGTQWYILFNVIAGASVFPRDLGEASELYRLKGWLWWRKVMLPSILPYYVTGALTASGGSWNASIVAEAVSWGDTKVEAQGLGAYIADATAAGDFHRVVLGVGVMSVFVVALNRVLWRRLYAYADRRLRI, encoded by the coding sequence ATGACGATGCCCCAGTTCGCCGGCAACCGCCGTATCGCCAATATTTCCGCAACTGTCGCGCAGGCGTGGCCGAACCGCTACGACGTGGTTGTGTTTCTTGCGCTTGGCGCGGTGCTCGTCGCGATGGCGCACGGCGCGAAGACCATGCAGCAACCGCTGACGGGGCTTGCCGCGAACCCCGTCTCGCTCGATCCGGCGAACCTGCCGCAATACGCGCTGCTGACGACGCTTCGCATGTTCGCGGCGCTCGGCTTCTCGCTTCTGTTCACCTTCATCGTCGCACCGCTCGCCGCCAAGAGCCGCAAGGCCGAGCGCGTCATCATTCCGGCGCTCGACATCCTGCAATCGGTGCCGGTGCTGGGCTTTCTCACCTTCACCGTGGTCTTCTTCCTGAACCTGTTCCCCGGCAGTCAGATCGGCGCGGAACTCGCGGCCATCTTCGCGATCTTCACGAGCCAGGCGTGGAACATGACGTTCTCGTTCTACCAATCGCTGAAGACCGTGCCGCGCGACCTCGAAGAGGTGACGGAGCAATTCCGCCTCACGCCGTGGCAGCGCTTCTGGAAGCTCGAAGTGCCCTTCGCGACGCCCGGCCTCGTCTGGAACATGATGATGTCCATGTCGGGCGGCTGGTTCTTCGTCGTGGCGTCGGAAGCGATCTCGGTCGGCGACACCACAATCACGCTGCCGGGTATCGGCTCCTATATCGCGCTCGCCATCGAGCAGAAGAACATCGGCGCGGTGGCGTGGGCCGTCGGCGCGATGGGGGTGGTCATCGTCCTGTATGACCAGCTTCTGTTCCGCCCCATCGTGGCATGGTCGGACAAATTCCGCGTGGAACTCGTCGCATCGCAGAACCCGCCCGAATCGTGGGTGCTGAACCTGCTGCGCCGGACGCGGCTGATCCAGGCCGTGAACGGCCTTCTGGGCAGGATCGCGGGCTTGTTCGGCGGCGGGGTCAGCACGCTGTCGCGCCATGCTCCCGAGCCTCGGATCGGGAAGACGGCGGGCCGGGCGCTCGACATCCTGTTCAATATCGTGCTGGCGGCGGTTGTCGTGTGGGCCGCGTGGTCGATCTACAGCTATGTCCGCGCGACGCTCGGCTGGTCCGACGTCGTGCAAGCGGTGACGGACGGCTGCATCACCTTCGTGCGCGTGATGGTGCTGATCGCCATCGCAAGCCTCATATGGGTGCCGGTCGGCGTCTACATCGGCTTGCGGCCGAAGCTTGCCGAGCGCATTCAGCCGCTGGCGCAATTTCTCGCGGCCTTCCCGGCGAACGTGCTGTTTCCGTTCGTGGTGATGGGTATCGTCGCGTGGAAGCTCGATCCGAACATCTGGCTCTCGCCGCTCATCATCCTCGGCACGCAGTGGTATATCCTGTTCAACGTCATCGCCGGGGCGAGCGTATTCCCTCGCGATCTCGGCGAGGCGTCGGAGCTGTATCGCCTGAAGGGTTGGCTCTGGTGGCGCAAGGTGATGCTGCCCTCGATCTTGCCCTATTACGTAACGGGCGCGCTCACGGCGTCGGGCGGCTCGTGGAACGCGAGCATCGTGGCCGAAGCGGTGAGTTGGGGCGATACGAAGGTGGAGGCGCAGGGTCTCGGCGCTTATATCGCGGATGCGACCGCCGCGGGCGATTTCCACCGCGTCGTGCTGGGTGTGGGCGTGATGTCGGTGTTCGTCGTCGCGCTCAACCGCGTCTTGTGGCGGCGGCTGTATGCTTATGCCGACCGCCGTCTTCGCATCTGA